One Skermanella pratensis genomic window, AGCCGCGCAGCACGAAAGCGACGACCTCGGATGTCGCCTCCTCCCAAGCCGCGTCGCTCAGGCTCTCCACGGCCATGACGGACCGGATCTGGACCGCGAAATCGGCATAGGTCTGGGTCATGCCCCACAGCATGAAGAACAGGTGCCTGGGGTCGAGCGCCGCCATGCGCCCCTCCGCGATCCAGCCCGCGATGATCCGGGACTTGGTCTCCACCCGCTGCCTCAAATCGATCTCCAGATAGTCGGTCAGGAAAGGCGCGCCGCTCAGCAGCTCGTTGGCGAATACCTTGGACGCCAGGGGCCGAAGCCGGGAATGGCGCATCTTGGCGCGGACATAGCCGGAAATCGCCTCCGCCGGGTCGCTTTCCGGACGGATCATGTCGGTGGCGTCCAGCCAAAGTTCCAGGATGCCGGTCAGCACCGCCTGGTAGAGCTGTTCCT contains:
- a CDS encoding TetR/AcrR family transcriptional regulator encodes the protein MMNNSAASGVTSPPRGRIRRENETRILEAAERVFAETGLAGATMAQIAQAAGLPKANLHYYFGTKEQLYQAVLTGILELWLDATDMIRPESDPAEAISGYVRAKMRHSRLRPLASKVFANELLSGAPFLTDYLEIDLRQRVETKSRIIAGWIAEGRMAALDPRHLFFMLWGMTQTYADFAVQIRSVMAVESLSDAAWEEATSEVVAFVLRGCGIGPLAGAAR